The following nucleotide sequence is from Cicer arietinum cultivar CDC Frontier isolate Library 1 chromosome 2, Cicar.CDCFrontier_v2.0, whole genome shotgun sequence.
GTGGACAACCACTTGAGTGTAGCGAAGGAGAGCAAGTAGAGCTAAAAGTACAACTAGTGTAGTGGAATGGTTGAGGGTGTGGGGAGTGAAGCCACTTTGGAGTACGCTTCAAGGGAAAACTTGTGATATGGACGATACTTGTAGTATTAAATATTGCACAATTGAAAAACTATAGTAGTCACTCTATTGTATACAGAAACAATTAACTAAACTTCGTAATCAATCTCTGGTGCTCTTGTGTGTGTTTATTTATCTGTTTTCTTTAGAACTAGATTTACTATTCTAACACTTCTTCATTGTTTATGATGCAGGACACACTGTATCTACATTCTGGCAAACAATATTTGAGAGATTGTTATATTGAAGGAAGTGTGGACTTCATTTTTGGTAATAGCACTGCACTCTTGGAGCATTGTCATATTCACTGCAAGTCACCAGGGTTCATAACTGCACAGAGCAGAAAATCTCAACATGAAAAAACTGGTTATGTATTCCTAAGGTATGTCGCCATGTCTAGTTTCATCTTGTTAGTGTTGTCAAATGACAGCTATACTATAGCATactggaatttgaacaaataggCTATTCAGTTACATGCTATTTAGTACCGGAATTTGATATGCATTTTCTGGCTGAAGCAGTTCTTAACCAAATTTTACTTACCTCTTGGTCGGGGAATTACTAGTGTCTTTTTTCCTTAGAATCAGAcgattaagataaaaaaaaataaaaaattaatgtttcaatGGTTTGTGGTGTCCTTGCAGGTGTGTTATCACAGGCAATGGGGGAACTTCATATGCATATCTTGGAAGGCCATGGGGACCTTATGGAAGAGTGGTCTTTGCATTTACTTATATGGATCAATGTATAAAGCCTGCTGGTTGGAATAATTGGGGGAAAGTTGAGAATGAAAGAACTGCTTGCTTCTATGAATATAGGTACAAACATCATTTCCTTTGTAGTACCAATATGTTTGATCGAAGGCATGTCTTGGGGTCTCACACTGACACATTGAttacaattaattcattttctcaaattattatcggtATGACGTGTTAACGTGCGTGATTCATAGATCATTTCTGCCTTCTTACATAAGtattgcatatatatatatatatatatgactatttttttccttttataaatCAATGGATCTGATTACAAACAGTACAAATGAGGGTTTAAGTTCTGATAATGTACTATAACATAAGCAAAGAAATTTACTTTGTTACCAAAATATACACAAATAATCACCccaaaaattattattggtcTTAATCATCCTATTCTTAAAGGATGGGTTCTAGTAATCTGAAATTTGGCAGGAAGGTAAGTAAAGTCTTACTAAGGATTATTCCAACTAGGATTAAAACTTTCgattgtttcgaaagtttttaaCTGATATTCGTTGTCTACTTGAGTTAAATAACTTGACAAGCAAGTTAAACTTACGATTGTAGTTATGAAGCAAAATAGGCCACACATActaacaaaaaattcaaatctctCTCAAAGTTTGCTTTTTTACTGCATTTCAGGTGTTTTGGAGCAGGTTTTTGTCCATCCAAAAGGGTGAAATGGGCGAGAGTGTTAAAGGATAAAGAAGCTGAACAGTTTCTCATGCATAGCTTCATTGATCCTGAACCACAAAGACCTTGGCTTGATCAAAGATTGGCCTTAAGAATTCCATATTCTGCTTAGAAAAAAGGGATGCACTTGAAACATCAATGTGATAAagtataaaactaaaataaaacacaaatcttaaaaagattttatgttTTCAAAGCAAGCATCAgtgaatataataaaatgttattattgtaatattttttattttcatatgtatctgtataaATGAAGTGTGAATTGCAGCATTGGTACCTTGGttatttttttctatctaaTTTTGTCAcattaatgaaattatttatgtgTGACTTCTAATTTGATTCCCGACAAAGGATGACTACTATTTGTACAATTTTCGCATAGTGTAACGTCAATCAAAAAAGGTTTTAGATAGTGTGCATTTTTAAAAGTACATAACTATATACACaaatactttaaattaaagGTATGTCTCACAATGACACAATATTGATATATGTGATTCTATTCAATCACTTTAACTTTTTCAAATATTGATACATGTGATTCTATTCAATCACTTtaactttttcaaattattattgatgTATACGTCTATGTGTCGGGTTTTGTCTATGTCATTGTAGCCTTATAGCAATTTAAATACAATTTGTAGAGCTAATAGATAACACAACATTTGACAATGTGCTTTTCATCTGTTCCACTTGTTTTAACCAAAATTAATCAGAAAGAGTCAAACATAAATTCAGAATTGTTTCATCAAAACAGTTTAGGTGCTGCAGATTTCAATTTCTGGAAACACTTGTTCTAAATTGCATATCTTTATACACAATTTAATTAACTTTGGAGAGTAAGTCAAAAGTGATTCAGAAgagttaaaattagtttttatatgTTTTAGAGTTTTCGATTACAGTTGATTTTAcctttgaaattaatttaaagtttgttttttaaataaaaaagtgattttaacttcatattttcaaaaataaattttacgagaatttatttaaataatagaaattattttatattcatatgttaattgttacaaatttaaaaaagttattttgacagtcaataatttagatattcattattataactttaaatataataaaaatcatattttatttttaaaaaatatatctgtCAAAAACTAAAGTCAAAATGCTTGAATTGATTCCttaattttcttttgacatAAGAATTGATTCTATCTGTATTGGACGAAAAACTAAAGTCAAAATGCTTGAAATGAATTTATAAAACATCACCTTGCAAAGCTATTTTCTAAATTTGAGTTAGCtccaatattaatatttatatatgtatatctaAATCCTATTAAGTTTTGATGCAACAAATTATAACTCTCTAATCTAAgcataaacataatttttctgTTTGTTTACTTAGTCTAAACTATTAGATATCGTGTAAGTTAGTATTTGAATAGCTGGTCTAATTGATTAATGTTCAAGTCTTCATTCTTTTTCAGTTTAATTAGTCAATCTCTCAGTCAGTTTGATAGTTATTTGTCATTCAAACTAAAAATGTGAGTTTGCTTGTAATAGCTTATATGATACTTGTCATAGGTTATTATtagttagttatttattttatttcaattatggTTGTTAGTCATCATCTCATATCTTCTCTCTATCATATATAAAGAGATGGAGATGctacattttaaattaattcatttcatttttcaatataCGAGGaattattcaataaaataatttcatcttGTTTCCTAATATGACATCAAAGTCTTATTTGAggatcttcatcatcttcaatcaTGACAAGATCAAACAAGAATAATAATTCAAGtgtcaatttttttcaatttacattCACCCAAGTGAAGGTCCTTCTTGATCTTGTGCAAAACACCAACAGTCCATATTACATTCATCCAAGTGAGGATCCTTCTTCAGTCACTGTTACTCCAATTCTTAATGGAAACAATTATAATTCTTGGGCTTTTTCGATGACCAGAGCAATGGTGGGAAAGAATAAAATGGAGTTTCCTGATGGATCTTTGCCTATGCCAAGTGATTTTGAGTCAGCTCACAAGCACTAGCTGCGATGCAACAATTTGGTTCTTCAATGGGTCATTAATTAGTTTCACCATCAATAACTCAGAGTCTTGCCATTAAAGATAGTTCCAACAGAGTCTGGATTGAATTAAAGGAAATATgaatgttttagatttttttattgcTTTAACTGTTGTATGGGAAGAATTGGATAATCTTCACCCTATACCACCATATAATTGTGCTTCCACAACCTATGCCAAAGAAAATAGGgtgatcatttttttaattggtttaaATGAAAGTTTTTATGTGGTTAAAACTCAAGTCTTGCTCATGGAGCCGCTGCAAAATCTCAATAGAGCCATTTCTTTAGTTTTTCAACATAAAAGATAGAATGGAGGACCTGATCATAACACATAATCTCAAACTTTTGTTGATGCtgctaaaacaaagaaaagttCTTGGAAAAGAAATGGAATTCCCAATACCTGCACTCGTTGTGGTAATAATTTTGATGTTTTCACTAAATTTTTCAgaattaaaccaattaatattAAGTTACCTAATGGGACTTTTGCTATTGTTGACTATGCAATAACTGTTATTGCTACAAAAGATTTAAAATTAGATCAAGCTTTGTTTTTACCTAAGTTCTCCTTTAGTCTCatttctatttcaaaattatGTAATCAATTAAATTGTTGTGCTATTGTCAATACTAATTGTTGTTCTATCCAAAACTTGAGGACCAAGAAGATGATTGGTACAACTAACTTGTTGAAGGGTTTTACTGCCTCAAGTGGTCAAAGTCATATTTGCAAAATTGTAAAGATTGTAGTACAAACAACATTAATAATCACAATGTTAGACATGTTCTTAAATCAGCCTTATGACATTTTCGTTTAGGTCACATTTCTAACAATTGTATGAAGATTTTGAATAATCAATTTCCTTATATTGCTTATGGCGATAAACATAATTGTGATATTTGTCATTTTTCCAAGCAAAAGAAGTTTCCTTTTCCCAATAGGAATCACAAAGTTTGTGCTccttttgatttaattaatgttgataTATGTGACCCTTTTGCTATTTAATATCATAATCATTTTAATCTCAAAATACatatatgcatatattattaattagtcaccataaataatatcttaatatatattaaatttagtcTACTATAGCAAAATTTCACTTGTGCATTGTTCGGGTGCATGTATTAGTAAAATTAGGCAAAAATATACTAATAGTCCTTTAAGTTTAATTCAATTACTGCTGAaatcttttaagtttattttatctcAATGTAGTCCTTTaggttatattttgtttatatcgTTAGTCATTTATCTCAATTTCGACAACAATTAATTCAACTGAAAACTTATGATCATTAAAAACTCCATCAAACATTGCAACAATATGTCCCTCATACTAATTCTTCataaaatattcatcaaatcttataaattgtctaaatttattgattttatctATAACAATTTAAACACACGAATAACCTTAAAAATAAGGTAATAAAAGTCTATCTACATAATCAATGTATTTAACTTCCTTTACGTGCAAAGTAGTTTGAACAGACAACTTGTTGCGATGTTCTGATTAGATCTTAACATTTCATGacaataattaaagaaaattttcaaacttaaaCGGTCACAcgtataatttaatatatcttacCGACTAATGGTGTAAATCGGATGTAACTTAAAGGATCGATCGAGAAACCATAAACTTAAATGACCTAAACAAAAATTGAGCTAAACATAAAAGACTAGAGATGCATTTTTGCCTAAAAACTAATATGATATAAGTGCTTATCAATTTAGGTCATAGACAATTTATATTCACACACCAAATGTAATATCGTTGAACATGATGAGGtgtattgaaaaaaattcaaattctctCTTTATAAAAAGAGATACCATTTACTTGACATGTTAATTTTGTAAAGAtgaattaaactaaatataaaaacttaatatGTCATTTACCATTCATTTTCACTCACCTTACCAACCAAATTTGTAAAAAGCAATTAGGCTTAATATAAAAAcctaataatttgaaattatagTTTGTATTTTTGccatcaaaaataatttttacagtcaaatattttattgttgaattCTTAAACTAGGTGTTGTTTGCAAATTAGGCCAAACCAAACACTTACGTTTGTTTTGGGACTTCTTGTTGTCAAGACGCAACCATATATGAAAGACAAGTGTATCCCAAAGACATAATAAGTACACTTTAATGTGGTCCAATTTGTATTTTCCAAGGCAAATATCATCTACCAAACTTGCAAGTATTAGTTAGAAATCAACGTGAAGTAACCTAACCACATAGCCAGCccataattaatttcaaaaaaatcgTTATGAACAAATTATTTTGGTGTCTCTTAAACCTTCATTCCaggattaaagaaaaaaaaaagaattcagcaacaaaaaaaaaattttaaaattgaggaAATTGGAAATTTggaattattaaaattgcaaaCTTATCCAACAGAAGTTGCATAATATACACGTATGTGTTAAGTGACTTGTCTTCCCATTCATTCAGAAATAGTGAGCAgtgattaataaatataaagtatcTTTGATAAATTGCATTACTCTAGTTGAAactctaattaaaataatcaataattaaatttttcttttcagttgaattttaaattatcattaacatttttttcctaaaaacGGAAGAATTACAAAAATACCATTAATTTGGAGAAGGGCTTAAATTAAATCTCAacctaatttaatttaaaataatttttttaattataaatttaaacatTACATAAATGTAACTTGGAGTTTAGTACGTGAGTTAAAAGGACGTTGAATGAATTTTAAACAGAAATTTTAGACAATCACAAAAACTAATATAatctaaataattattagtatttgtctataaaaagaaaagaagaatagTGCAGCAATAATACACCTTGTCCTATTGAGAAGCAAGATTTTATAAAAGCTAAATATTGTGAATTATATTAGTATGGCTAGCATTCTTATGGTTCCTTGGCAACCTTTATTAGTACTAAAAAAGAAGCATAGTGATTTCCATACAAAAAGACCATCATACTCATTGATTAAGAATGAAAGGACTTCATCATTCAATTATAAAAGCACTCTTAATGTTCCATTTTATGAATTGCCAGGGGTATATCAAAGTTTTCATCCTCATCTTCAAATCTAAGACAATACATGTTTCTAACATAcatgttaattttgttttgatttgcaGGCTTCTTTTGATCAATATATGG
It contains:
- the LOC101495716 gene encoding pectinesterase 31 is translated as MAPFILTVSQDGTGNYRTVQEAIDAVPFGNTRRTVIKVSPGIYRQPLYVAKTKNFITFVGLCPEDTVLTWNNTANKIDHHQGSKVIGNGTFACGSTIVEGEDFIAENITFENSSPEGSGQAVAVRVSADRCAFYNCRFLGWQDTLYLHSGKQYLRDCYIEGSVDFIFGNSTALLEHCHIHCKSPGFITAQSRKSQHEKTGYVFLRCVITGNGGTSYAYLGRPWGPYGRVVFAFTYMDQCIKPAGWNNWGKVENERTACFYEYRCFGAGFCPSKRVKWARVLKDKEAEQFLMHSFIDPEPQRPWLDQRLALRIPYSA